In Papaver somniferum cultivar HN1 chromosome 1, ASM357369v1, whole genome shotgun sequence, a genomic segment contains:
- the LOC113273083 gene encoding F-box protein At1g30790-like yields MQTDSVKEMRHKKTSRGTAGGNIDLPNSTSGFKVDSGILCEILSRLPVKSLVRFKCVCKDWQFLIQEDSYFINLHFNQSQKHPILLFIPDTDEHPHGFLQEGMIQHESPYEKVELVTIDLMLEGKGRTASLDTTRKMEIPEENVSFCAPVNGLICCHLIRKHHGICICNISTQEISPWIKSNVLIDVQGKEIRTRRIPCYELGFDPATKKHKVICALGIHDPKRSLCEVLTVGDYEWRRIENTPIELGLEYHRRKHTVYLNGFIYYCTSTFLEAEEVGNDKIVAFDVGAEKFRVITVPEYILNQPRYFHWNGKSSNRLIVLKGCLELLIKMNDSTAKLWVFDDVHGSNKDKNISTI; encoded by the coding sequence ATGCAGACTGACAGTGTGAAGGAGATGAGACACAAGAAGACAAGTAGAGGTACTGCTGGTGGCAACATTGATTTACCAAATAGTACTAGTGGTTTTAAGGTCGACAGTGGCATTTTATGCGAGATATTAAGCAGACTACCAGTGAAATCACTTGTACGATTCAAATGTGTATGTAAAGACTGGCAGTTCCTCATCCAGGAAGACTCATACTTTATTAATTTACACTTTAACCAATCACAAAAACATCCGATTCTCCTTTTCATTCCAGACACAGATGAGCATCCACACGGATTTCTGCAGGAAGGTATGATTCAACATGAATCACCTTATGAGAAAGTGGAGCTCGTGACAATTGACTTAATGCttgaaggcaaaggaagaacagcgTCCCTTGACACAACAAGGAAAATGGAAATTCCTGAAGAGAATGTAAGTTTCTGTGCACCTGTAAATGGACTGATCTGTTGCCACTTAATTAGAAAACACCATGGTATTTGTATATGCAATATCAGTACCCAAGAAATATCACCATGGATTAAATCAAACGTGTTAATCGATGTTCAAGGCAAAGAAATAAGAACAAGAAGAATACCTTGTTATGAATTGGGATTCGATCCTGCCACAAAGAAGCATAAAGTGATATGTGCATTGGGCATACATGATCCCAAGAGGTCTTTGTGCGAAGTCTTAACTGTAGGAGACTACGAATGGAGAAGGATTGAGAACACACCAATCGAGCTTGGACTTGAATATCACCGACGCAAACACACTGTTTATCTGAATGGTTTTATATACTACTGCACTTCAACATTTCTGGAAGCAGAGGAGGTTGGTAATGACAAGATAGTGGCATTTGATGTTGGGGCTGAGAAGTTCAGAGTGATCACAGTCCCTGAGTACATCCTTAATCAACCAAGGTATTTTCATTGGAACGGAAAAAGTTCTAACCGTTTAATAGTACTGAAAGGCTGCCTAGAACTATTAATTAAAATGAATGATTCCACTGCCAAGCTATGGGTATTTGATGATGTTCATGGGAGCAACAAAGATAAGAACATTAGCACGATTTAA
- the LOC113273091 gene encoding F-box/kelch-repeat protein At3g04660-like, which yields MLEDKERAASTASVSTITKMKFPYESEGFFGPVNGLVGIHSKKYSSICICNVSTQKVSPWIKSTLYAKDLKRIDKGTPYCYEMGFDPATKKHKVICIGHIYDSPDDVFCEVLTVGDKKWRRIESPPFKLELEYHQRKRTVYLNGYIYYSTSTFMKANELGNDKIVAFDAGAEKFRVITVPNFILNQPRHVYQDGTSSNNLIEVDGRLALLSRLSDYIAKLWIFDDVQSNNNAVKNTSSNQDWTEVNFDLPYLWSADLDLHFYCVSGTDQLIIESLENNLVFRRLLYNRRTKSCKKINTSGINYSGSGWFFWDSYYRVSTFVESLLHVQ from the coding sequence ATGCTAGAAGACAAAGAAAGAGCAGCATCAACAGCATCCGTTAGCACAATTACGAAGATGAAATTTCCATATGAGAGTGAAGGTTTTTTTGGACCTGTAAATGGACTGGTCGGTATTCACTCAAAAAAATACTCCAGTATTTGTATATGCAATGTCAGTACCCAAAAGGTATCACCTTGGATTAAATCAACGTTGTATGCCAAAGACTTAAAAAGAATAGATAAAGGAACACCTTACTGCTATGAAATGGGATTTGATCCTGCCACAAAGAAGCACAAAGTGATATGTATAGGGCACATATATGATTCCCCTGATGATGTTTTCTGTGAAGTCTTAACCGTAGGAGACAAGAAATGGAGAAGAATTGAGAGTCCACCATTCAAGCTTGAACTTGAATATCACCAACGTAAACGCACAGTTTATCTGAATGGTTATATATATTATAGCACCTCAACATTTATGAAAGCCAACGAGCTTGGTAATGACAAGATAGTGGCATTTGATGCTGGGGCTGAGAAGTTCAGAGTGATCACAGTCCCTaatttcatccttaatcaaccAAGGCATGTTTATCAAGACGGCACAAGTTCCAACAATTTAATAGAAGTGGATGGCCGCTTAGCTCTATTAAGTAGATTGAGTGATTACATTGCCAAGCTGTGGATATTTGATGATGTTCAGAGTAACAACAACGCAGTAAAAAACACAAGCAGTAACCAAGATTGGACAGAAGTTAATTTTGATTTACCTTACTTATGGAGTGCGGATCTGGATCTTCATTTTTATTGTGTTTCAGGGACAGACCAGCTGATCATAGAATCCCTTGAAAACAATCTCGTATTCAGGCGTCTCTTATACAATCGGAGAACCAAGTCTTGCAAGAAGATTAATACCAGCGGGATTAATTACAGCGGGTCCGGGTGGTTTTTCTGGGACTCATATTACAGGGTTTCAACTTTCGTCGAGAGCCTTTTGCATGTTCAGTAG